The following coding sequences lie in one Trypanosoma brucei gambiense DAL972 chromosome 7, complete sequence genomic window:
- a CDS encoding DNA polymerase sigma-like protein, with protein sequence MSASDGGRSSKRSGNGWSRVKRWSANVPATYVEGTQMLTVDGAQQTAVVNPSWNRGYNPADCAWTREGGLKRHRTGDNNAEDRRLRYKSKMSTLCPKTEPLGSSNMPFDSEGIHTFDEGLLSFLAAVAPDEEAHRKARLVMHDVAQTLYNVGLQVALFGSWSTGLCIPSSDMDFAAVSVIPHVAGRTNNSNMFRRNYEYGGSCGMVTESLFASLSDPPEFKRERQRNYSLALRTVAKSMRSSNSFCRIVCIPHARVPLVKAVHSCGKAVDVSFQSDGLKTTAFLRDEFRREEFRRARGLIMLLKALLDKWELNDPSKNGLGSFPVSIMVLWFLREEAPKECTGESGNNYATQFVALLKYYGTQFDYLKEGIDYAKGCTFTKTSTELFIVNPLKPGANCASSATLFDSRVVPNLREAYRDLLPLLKPNVTACLIERTLGRVFGVSQKALSRGKAMWKHRQDARAYVGGATAQHQWDELTNMYVGNPIGV encoded by the coding sequence ATGAGCGCAAGCGACGGAGGGAGAAGCAGTAAAAGGAGCGGCAATGGCTGGTCCCGCGTAAAAAGGTGGTCTGCCAACGTTCCTGCCACTTATGTCGAAGGAACGCAGATGTTAACCGTGGATGGAGCCCAGCAAACAGCAGTGGTGAATCCCTCCTGGAATCGGGGCTATAACCCTGCTGATTGCGCGTGGACGAGAGAAGGTGGGCTCAAACGGCACCGTACAGGTGACAACAATGCGGAAGATCGAAGGCTACGTTACAAGTCCAAGATGAGTACGCTGTGCCCCAAGACGGAACCGTTAGGAAGTAGCAACATGCCATTTGACTCGGAAGGTATCCATACTTTTGATGAAggattgctttctttcttggcAGCAGTTGCTCCCGATGAGGAAGCGCACCGCAAGGCGAGATTGGTTATGCATGATGTAGCACAAACTCTATACAACGTCGGCCTGCAAGTAGCACTTTTCGGTAGTTGGTCTACAGGCCTTTGTATTCCAAGCAGTGACATGGATTTTGCGGCCGTTTCAGTGATACCACATGTTGCCGGCAGAACGAACAACTCCAATATGTTCCGGAGGAACTATGAATACGGCGGAAGTTGTGGTATGGTGACAGAGTCTCTCTTTGCAAGTTTGAGTGATCCACCAGAATTTAAAAGAGAGCGGCAAAGAAATTACTCGTTGGCACTGCGGACTGTGGCGAAGAGCATGCGGTCTTCAAATTCCTTCTGTAGAATCGTTTGTATTCCACACGCCCGTGTGCCACTTGTTAAGGCTGTTCATTCCTGTGGGAAAGCAGTTGATGTCTCATTCCAGAGCGATGGTCTGAAAACCACAGCTTTTCTACGTGATGAGTTCAGAAGAGAAGAATTCCGTCGAGCCCGGGGGCTCATCATGTTACTGAAGGCTCTGCTTGACAAGTGGGAGCTTAACGATCCCAGTAAAAATGGCCTCGGGTCTTTTCCCGTATCTATTATGGTTCTGTGGTTTCTGCGGGAGGAGGCACCAAAGGAATGCACTGGTGAGTCAGGGAATAACTATGCCACCCAATTTGTTGCTCTTCTGAAATACTACGGCACACAATTTGACTATTTGAAGGAGGGAATTGACTATGCTAAGGGCTGCACGTTCACAAAGACGTCAACGGAACTGTTTATTGTGAACCCACTGAAACCCGGTGCCAATTGTGCTTCATCTGCGACACTGTTCGATTCCCGTGTCGTGCCGAATCTGCGTGAGGCATATAGAGACCTTTTACCACTTCTTAAACCCAATGTTACCGCGTGTTTGATCGAGAGGACTCTTGGTAGAGTATTTGGTGTTTCGCAGAAAGCCTTGAGTAGAGGCAAGGCAATGTGGAAACACCGGCAGGACGCTCGTGCCTACGTTGGAGGCGCAACGGCGCAGCACCAGTGGGATGAATTGACAAACATGTACGTAGGAAATCCCATTGGGGtgtaa
- a CDS encoding ATPase subunit 9, putative: MMRRLAIQSSVRRTTVAITPIAVPMKVASPMCSAATRQASTVAISVQGLHYVGTGLAAIALAGVGLGIGTIFGNLLVACARQPNLTKMLFNYAILGFALTEAIGLFALMLAFLMLFS; this comes from the coding sequence atgatgcgcCGCCTTGCCATTCAGTCTTCTGTTCGCCGCACCACCGTGGCCATAACACCAATTGCGGTACCCATGAAGGTCGCCAGTCCGATGTGTAGTGCTGCTACTCGTCAGGCTTCAACAGTGGCCATATCCGTGCAGGGCCTGCACTACGTTGGGACAGGTCTTGCCGCAATTGCCCTCGCCGGTGTGGGTCTTGGCATCGGAACAATTTTCGGTAACCTGTTGGTTGCTTGTGCTCGGCAGCCCAACTTGACGAAGATGCTTTTCAACTATGCCATTCTTGGATTCGCACTCACGGAAGCTATTGGTCTATTTGCACTCATGCTTGCGTTCTTGATGCTCTTCTCGTAA
- a CDS encoding nucleotide binding protein, putative, with the protein MATSLSDVNHIILVLSGKGGVGKSTVACQLALALANVHGKKVGLLDVDICGPSVPTICGVTGKDVYRGDAGWEPVSLFHEQHEADTAASATGNVKIMSIAFLLPSENDAVVWRGPKKDAMIRQFVTDVHWGALDYLIIDTPPGTSDEHLTLCEVLKPFNTAGAVIVTTPQDVATDDVKKELSLCHKLELRCLGVVENMSGFVCPHCAHCTDIFSKGGGKKLAEMYEVEFLGAIPIDPTLSLAEDKGQCFVTTATDANSPTVRKTVAAVTGVIDAILKQVEKSAQLQQRH; encoded by the coding sequence ATGGCCACCTCCCTTTCGGATGTGAATCACATAATTCTTGTGTTGAGTGGCAAAGGCGGCGTCGGGAAATCTACGGTGGCGTGTCAACTCGCCCTTGCTCTGGCTAATGTACATGGGAAGAAGGTTGGACTGCTGGATGTTGACATTTGTGGTCCTAGTGTTCCGACGATATGTGGTGTTACTGGAAAGGATGTGTATCGCGGGGACGCGGGATGGGAGCCCGTTTCGTTGTTCCACGAACAGCACGAGGCAGACACTGCGGCGTCTGCGACGGGTAACGTCAAAATAATGTCCATAGCATTTTTGCTACCGAGCGAGAATGACGCCGTTGTTTGGCGCGGTCCGAAGAAGGATGCGATGATCCGTCAATTCGTCACTGACGTGCACTGGGGCGCACTCGATTACCTCATTATTGACACCCCACCAGGGACTAGCGATGAACATCTCACGTTGTGCGAGGTGTTGAAACCCTTCAATACAGCAGGAGCTGTGATCGTCACAACACCTCAGGATGTGGCAACTGACGATGTGAAGAAGGAGCTTTCTCTTTGTCACAAGTTGGAGCTGAGATGCCTTGGGGTTGTGGAAAACATGTCAGGGTTCGTGTGCCCCCATTGCGCCCATTGTACCGACATTTTTTCCAAAGGCGGTGGGAAGAAACTTGCAGAGATGTATGAAGTGGAATTCCTTGGCGCAATACCAATCGATCCAACACTTTCCCTAGCGGAAGACAAGGGCCAGTGCTTTGTAACGACCGCGACAGATGCTAACTCCCCCACGGTGCGCAAAACTGTCGCCGCGGTGACTGGTGTTATCGATGCCATACTGAAGCAGGTGGAGAAATCAGCGCAACTGCAACAACGTCATTAA
- a CDS encoding pseudouridylate synthase I, putative encodes MAKRKNFNTRRACLRKAPRDHTHIGLCVMYCGTAFRGLQLQAHAPTHHTVEGVLIQALKDAGIVDGVQRGRVSGEEHHFARSCRTDRGVHAVRNLVCLFVPNSKLEAAGGCDRLPQLLNAHLPSTVRVERVTTVMGDFIPRFCCVSRIYRYMIPVYALLSPCSSWNEFYAEFPQAVETLRCRAQGGSFIDLCPNEEDKLLAALRDVVSRGNGLLAHHVVGTHRFHNFSVSPGERYGHGWNRKVVMPNDNTSVRTVMRCEIAPRLFLFPQEAIGPTRSEYAKSLKIFEGDTAAEGERVVAVSERTFPETALLPYLLFQIEGRSFLFNMIRKIVGLIIAVLRGARESLMQETLSAERHALCPLAPDSFLYLFHSFYTSYDNRVRRSGSTRFCPLEDEWTGEVGEAASAFAVTSIAADVIDLDMNRVPALGTLLSAIDAQRRVTRPCWEEEDAHLTSMKEFHPAVVEPHPSCSEMTTFLRSLRVHNWGLSQVKQPVQCGKNKPLDTDNGKESITGCEGVKQQRASGDGYVVDEGQVRKRARKEECMCEGCNGTPFSRETHTLGEEEVDDGWLYVASTPEEEQRLRHEHHKRVRRSRAWDGTAHDGGVEVAFHSDGDGGGSE; translated from the coding sequence ATGGCTAAGCGTAAGAATTTTAACACGCGGAGGGCGTGTTTGCGCAAAGCCCCTAGGGACCATACACATATTGGACTTTGTGTGATGTACTGTGGCACGGCGTTCCGAGGACTGCAGTTGCAGGCGCACGCACCGACTCACCATACGGTTGAGGGTGTTTTGATTCAAGCGTTGAAAGATGCCGGTATCGTCGATGGCGTACAGCGGGGTCGTGTGAGCGGGGAAGAGCATCATTTTGCTCGTTCGTGCCGTACAGATCGCGGTGTGCATGCCGTGAGGAATctcgtttgcttgtttgtgccGAACAGCAAACTTGAAGCTGCCGGTGGTTGCGACAGACTCCCACAGCTTCTAAACGCACATCTCCCCTCAACTGTGCGTGTGGAACGCGTGACAACCGTTATGGGTGATTTCATCCCCCGTTTCTGTTGCGTTAGCCGTATATACCGTTATATGATCCCGGTGTATGCCCTTTTGTCACCCTGTAGTTCATGGAATGAATTTTACGCAGAGTTCCCACAGGCTGTCGAGACGCTGCGGTGCCGTGCTCAAGGGGGCTCTTTCATCGACCTCTGCCCAAATGAAGAGGATAAACTACTTGCTGCATTGAGAGACGTTGTGTCTCGGGGGAATGGGTTGCTCGCTCATCATGTGGTGGGGACCCACCGTTTTCACAACTTTTCGGTATCCCCAGGGGAGCGATATGGTCACGGATGGAACAGGAAGGTGGTTATGCCCAATGACAATACCTCAGTGCGTACCGTTATGCGATGCGAAATAGCACCGCGCCTGTTTCTGTTCCCGCAGGAAGCCATCGGACCGACCCGGTCAGAATATGCAAAATCGCTGAAGATATTCGAAGGTGATACCGCtgcggaaggggaaagggtggTAGCAGTGTCTGAGAGGACCTTCCCCGAGACGGCGCTTCTGCCGTACCTTCTGTTTCAGATTGAGGGCAGGTCATTCCTGTTCAACATGATACGAAAGATTGTTGGTCTCATCATCGCTGTACTGCGTGGTGCGAGGGAGTCGCTCATGCAAGAAACCCTGTCTGCTGAGCGGCACGCGTTGTGTCCGCTGGCACCCGACTCGTTTTTGTACCTTTTTCACTCTTTCTACACTTCGTATGACAACAGAGTCCGCCGCAGTGGGAGTACGCGGTTCTGTCCGCTGGAAGATGAGTGGACTGGAGAAGTCGGAGAAGCTGCTTCCGCTTTTGCGGTAACGAGCATTGCGGCAGATGTTATTGACCTCGACATGAACCGTGTTCCTGCCCTCGGTACGCTTCTTAGTGCGATAGATGCACAACGACGTGTGACTCGCCCCTGTtgggaggaagaagatgcTCACCTTACCTCAATGAAAGAATTTCACCCAGCTGTTGTAGAGCCCCATCCTTCATGCTCAGAAATGACCACCTTTCTGCGGTCGTTACGCGTGCATAACTGGGGGTTGTCGCAAGTAAAACAACCTGTCCAGTGcgggaaaaacaaaccccTCGACACGGataatggaaaggaaagcaTCACTGGCTGCGAAGGGGTAAAACAACAGCGCGCTTCTGGTGATGGTTATGTGGTAGATGAAGGGCAAGTACGGAAGAGAGCGCGCAAGGAGGAGTGCATGTGTGAAGGTTGTAATGGCACACCCTTCAGCCGGGAAACCCACACGttaggggaggaggaggttgaTGACGGTTGGCTCTACGTGGCGTCAACGCCGGAGGAGGAGCAACGTCTGCGGCATGAGCATCACAAACGGGTGCGCCGCTCACGAGCGTGGGATGGTACCGCGCACGACGGTGGTGTGGAAGTTGCTTTTCATAGTGATGGTGATGGCGGCGGAAGCGAGTGA